One Rhinoderma darwinii isolate aRhiDar2 chromosome 6, aRhiDar2.hap1, whole genome shotgun sequence DNA window includes the following coding sequences:
- the CDIPT gene encoding CDP-diacylglycerol--inositol 3-phosphatidyltransferase, with translation MSEENIFLFVPNLIGYARILFAFVAFFFMPSSPLVASTFYLLSGLLDAFDGHAARALNQGTKFGAMLDMLTDRCATMCLLVNLSLLYPSYTLLFQLSMSLDVASHWLHLHSSILKGSDSHKTIDLSGNPVLRLYYTSRPVLFVMCAGNELFYCMLYLLHFTEGPAVLLGPLGAVGLFRLVLWLCCPVCLVKSLISLLHLVTASCNMAALDRAERAKKTFKD, from the exons GCTATGCCCGGATTCTTTTTGCCTTCGTCGCTTTCTTTTTCATGCCGAGCTCCCCCCTGGTGGCCTCCACCTTCTATCTGCTCAGCGGCCTCCTTGACGCCTTCGATGGACATGCAGCTCGAGCTCTTAACCAGG GCACCAAGTTTGGAGCCATGCTGGACATGCTGACCGACCGCTGTGCTACCATGTGTCTCCTGGTGAACCTGTCCCTGCTGTACCCGTCGTACACGCTGCTTTTCCAGCTGAGTATGAGCCTGGACGTCGCCAGTCACTGGCTGCATCTCCACAG CTCAATCCTGAAGGGCAGCGACAGCCACAAGACCATCGACCTGTCCGGTAACCCTGTGCTGCGGCTGTATTACACCTCTCGG CCGGTCCTGTTCGTCATGTGTGCCGGGAATGAACTCTTCTACTGCATGTTGTACCTGCTGCACTTCACCGAGGGACCAGCAG TCCTGCTGGGACCCCTCGGGGCTGTCGGACTTTTCCGCCTCGTCCTCTGGCTCTGCTGTCCGGTCTGTCTAGTTAAATCTCTTATCAGCCTGCTGCACCTGGTGACCGCCTCCTGCAACATGGCCGCCCTGGACCGCGCTGAGCGGGCCAAGAAGACGTTTAAGGATTAA